One Ignavibacterium sp. DNA segment encodes these proteins:
- a CDS encoding cytochrome c maturation protein CcmE, which produces MKSKYIFGGVIIVLFLSIMGYLFTQSNIKYEDNFAVVKTTDKTVKATGSWVKAKNYEMNREQNTFSFYMSDANGNEMKVIYEGAMPNNFETATSVVVTGSYRNGYFHAKDILTKCPSKYEQQDVKSSSL; this is translated from the coding sequence ATGAAAAGTAAATATATTTTTGGCGGAGTTATTATTGTTTTGTTTCTCAGCATAATGGGCTATCTGTTTACACAAAGCAATATAAAATATGAAGATAACTTTGCAGTAGTTAAAACAACTGATAAAACAGTTAAGGCAACAGGCAGCTGGGTAAAAGCAAAAAATTATGAAATGAATCGTGAACAAAACACATTTTCATTTTATATGTCCGATGCAAACGGTAATGAAATGAAAGTGATATACGAAGGTGCAATGCCGAATAATTTTGAAACTGCTACTAGTGTTGTTGTAACCGGATCTTACCGGAATGGCTACTTTCATGCAAAAGATATTTTGACAAAATGTCCAAGCAAATACGAACAGCAAGATGTTAAGTCTTCAAGTTTATGA
- a CDS encoding CcmD family protein, with translation MEEFLSKNSIYIVMIIVLIVWTGIFSYMISLDKRIKKVEKEMSGDKNEK, from the coding sequence TTGGAAGAGTTTCTATCAAAAAATTCAATCTATATTGTAATGATTATTGTGCTTATTGTATGGACGGGAATATTCAGTTATATGATCAGCCTCGATAAAAGAATTAAAAAAGTTGAAAAAGAAATGTCAGGAGATAAAAATGAAAAGTAA
- the ccsA gene encoding cytochrome c biogenesis protein CcsA has protein sequence MIWKIFLFLLLAFVSVAGISFPIVENPTKWYEFPLIPGLEENAKIIFFHVPTAWLTVIAFLMSTLYSFKYLRKKNLDDDLKSYASAQLGMIFCILATITGSVWAKFAWGSFWNWDPRETSIFALLLIYGAWFALRSSIESEEKRATLSSVYSMIAFVTVPFFIFIMPRIMTGLHPGSADDSNAGPVVDFKMNGNMLLIFFLSLIGFTILYFWMWRVGYKSILLKDKLDKQLIRG, from the coding sequence ATGATCTGGAAAATATTTTTATTTCTGTTGCTTGCCTTTGTCTCTGTAGCTGGAATTTCTTTTCCCATAGTAGAGAATCCGACAAAGTGGTATGAGTTTCCTTTAATCCCGGGATTAGAAGAAAATGCAAAAATTATCTTCTTTCACGTCCCTACTGCTTGGTTAACTGTAATAGCGTTTTTAATGTCTACGCTGTATAGTTTTAAATATTTGCGTAAAAAGAACTTGGATGACGATTTGAAATCTTATGCATCTGCACAGCTTGGGATGATATTTTGTATTCTTGCTACAATAACAGGTTCAGTTTGGGCTAAATTTGCATGGGGATCTTTCTGGAACTGGGACCCGAGAGAAACAAGTATTTTTGCATTATTGCTAATTTATGGTGCCTGGTTTGCTTTAAGGTCATCAATTGAATCTGAAGAAAAACGTGCTACACTTTCTTCAGTATATTCAATGATTGCTTTTGTAACTGTTCCGTTCTTTATTTTTATTATGCCAAGAATAATGACCGGCTTGCACCCCGGTTCTGCTGATGACTCAAATGCCGGTCCGGTTGTAGATTTTAAAATGAATGGAAATATGCTTTTGATTTTCTTCTTATCGCTGATTGGATTTACAATCTTGTATTTCTGGATGTGGCGTGTTGGATATAAATCAATTTTGTTAAAAGATAAATTAGATAAACAATTAATCAGAGGTTAA
- a CDS encoding heme exporter protein CcmB, with product MNSKSYSLFLKDLKSELRTRYAINALAMFIIIAISVILFSVGQEKISPGLTGGLFWVVIFFTAMSGLSRAFVSEEERGTTLALQLTASPTTVFSGKLIFNIFLVFAMNTVIAVLYSALFNEFVIRNFLLFLTSFVFGNIGLAISSTIIAAIIAKAGAKGTLYPVLSFPILLPLILASVQLTLFAIDGISFESAKFELAIVVSYDVIMLTASYMLFDFIWKE from the coding sequence ATGAACTCAAAATCTTACAGCTTATTTTTAAAAGACTTAAAATCTGAACTGAGAACACGCTATGCAATTAACGCTTTAGCTATGTTTATTATTATTGCAATCAGCGTAATATTGTTTTCAGTCGGGCAGGAGAAAATAAGTCCTGGCTTAACAGGCGGACTTTTCTGGGTAGTAATATTTTTTACAGCAATGTCAGGTTTATCGAGGGCATTTGTTTCTGAAGAGGAAAGGGGCACTACATTAGCCCTACAATTAACAGCATCACCAACTACGGTTTTTTCAGGTAAACTGATTTTTAATATTTTTCTTGTTTTTGCAATGAACACAGTAATTGCAGTTCTATACTCTGCATTGTTTAATGAATTTGTTATCAGGAACTTTTTATTGTTCTTAACATCTTTTGTATTCGGCAATATTGGGCTTGCAATTTCTTCTACTATTATTGCTGCGATTATTGCAAAAGCCGGTGCAAAAGGAACTCTTTATCCTGTGTTATCTTTTCCTATTTTATTGCCTTTGATTTTAGCTTCTGTTCAATTAACATTGTTTGCTATTGATGGCATTTCCTTTGAAAGTGCTAAATTTGAATTAGCAATTGTTGTGAGTTATGATGTAATAATGCTCACAGCATCTTATATGTTATTTGATTTTATTTGGAAAGAATAA
- a CDS encoding ABC transporter ATP-binding protein produces MINYSLEAQQLNKSFGRRLIFNDLNFKFDKAGVYGISGPNGSGKSTLVKIIAGIISASKGKIIHLLNGKILAEEDLHNHIGFVSPYLVLYEEFSTLENLKIFADIRGIVFNKERVDYLLDKFLLYKRKDDLLKTYSSGMKQRAKFIFALMHSPQLLVLDEPTSNLDEEGKSSVYEIVKEESKTNIVIIASNERNDLELCSEILLLEKYKN; encoded by the coding sequence ATGATTAATTACTCTCTGGAAGCACAGCAGTTAAATAAATCATTTGGAAGGAGACTTATCTTTAATGATTTGAATTTTAAATTTGATAAAGCCGGAGTTTATGGAATATCAGGACCCAATGGTTCGGGTAAATCAACGCTTGTTAAAATTATTGCAGGTATTATCAGCGCTTCTAAAGGTAAAATAATCCATTTACTAAATGGAAAAATATTAGCCGAAGAAGACCTGCATAATCATATTGGATTTGTTTCTCCTTATCTTGTTTTGTATGAAGAATTTTCAACTTTAGAAAACCTGAAAATATTTGCCGATATCCGCGGAATAGTGTTTAATAAAGAACGTGTTGATTATTTACTTGATAAATTTTTGTTGTACAAACGAAAAGATGATCTGTTAAAAACATATTCATCCGGAATGAAACAGAGAGCTAAATTTATATTTGCCTTGATGCATTCTCCGCAGTTATTGGTACTAGATGAACCGACTTCAAATCTTGATGAAGAAGGGAAGAGCTCAGTTTATGAAATCGTTAAGGAAGAATCAAAAACCAATATTGTAATTATTGCATCTAACGAAAGAAATGATTTGGAATTGTGCAGTGAAATTTTATTGCTTGAAAAGTATAAAAACTAA
- a CDS encoding VCBS repeat-containing protein yields MKLFSAEKTGLRTEYIKVFLTCFLLLFPENSFSQIPFKGFGKLSTVKVDSAFTKLFSFNFNNDEYSDLLLFSPVHKSIQINKGLSGADFSLPLKKQSPVEISNIEPVLNYNNQVENYAVTSRRQRSFCVINFNANGSITVKEKIGFDTYPENLSVSFNSLDNDYEYLISGNTFRGLSVIKKINKKLEATELFADKIYQNAKFIDLNSDGAEDIIAVDAVNNQLNFIFRNSKGEFENLRQISFDEQIISLTVFDINYDQFKDIIISTSSSIVIIFGDSFSSFKKLTKIKTLYQADKIAIGDFNRDGFFDFIYLNRETGIVATIFANDFINYNSDLIHFKDKSIKDLIPYFSKFIYGIAVISDKGEIRILSKVHSLSESQTLALGITPDKIIEFDYQDNGITDIAFTDKFNSSLNIILRDAYGLPEKFFSIKLNDNYENILTFNQSKTNKLFYLYNDGGRAIESIEADCEKFSFHRRIIYSDGPIEDIAVKPDLNKDPVIYILYSQNGGLYFQQYFRADEKYNSRSSGVLTKNFSDAFFISLTYPTIGYFNFESDNSILNTIEIRRENLQNKKHYQINRNFNSLYTITSFANLKDDRSFYSIVSYNNQQKIFFNNTITDEIYQYTSPYVFRITEKNHLFFGKNNSLFVYEEEKLKLTKLSFSSSGRVNDIKEKLSDINLDDYLIISFDQRKEHIIFSNSSNGTIGIKELL; encoded by the coding sequence ATGAAGCTCTTCAGCGCAGAGAAAACCGGCTTAAGAACAGAATACATTAAGGTTTTTCTTACATGCTTCCTTTTATTATTTCCAGAAAATAGTTTTTCTCAAATTCCTTTTAAAGGTTTTGGTAAGCTAAGCACTGTTAAAGTTGATTCTGCTTTTACAAAATTATTCAGTTTTAATTTTAATAATGATGAGTACTCTGATCTATTATTATTTTCTCCTGTCCATAAATCAATACAAATAAATAAAGGTTTATCAGGTGCAGATTTTTCTCTTCCCTTAAAAAAACAGTCACCGGTTGAAATATCTAACATTGAACCTGTATTAAACTATAATAATCAAGTTGAAAACTATGCGGTTACTTCCAGAAGACAGCGAAGCTTTTGTGTAATCAACTTTAATGCAAATGGTTCAATTACAGTAAAAGAAAAAATCGGGTTTGATACATATCCCGAAAATCTGAGTGTTTCGTTTAACAGTTTAGATAATGATTATGAATATCTTATTTCCGGTAATACATTCCGGGGATTATCTGTAATTAAAAAAATAAACAAAAAACTTGAAGCAACTGAGTTGTTTGCTGATAAGATTTATCAGAATGCTAAATTTATTGACCTGAATTCCGATGGTGCCGAAGATATTATAGCTGTTGATGCAGTTAATAATCAGCTTAATTTTATTTTCAGAAATTCAAAAGGCGAATTTGAAAACCTGAGACAAATCAGTTTTGATGAGCAGATTATCTCTTTAACTGTCTTTGACATTAATTATGATCAGTTTAAAGATATAATTATATCAACATCTTCTTCGATAGTAATTATATTCGGCGATTCTTTTTCTTCATTCAAAAAATTAACAAAGATTAAAACGCTGTATCAGGCAGATAAAATTGCTATTGGGGATTTTAACAGAGACGGCTTTTTTGATTTTATTTATCTTAACCGCGAAACCGGCATTGTTGCAACAATATTTGCAAATGATTTTATCAATTACAATTCAGACTTGATCCATTTTAAAGATAAATCAATCAAAGACCTGATTCCTTACTTCAGCAAATTTATTTATGGTATTGCGGTGATAAGTGATAAAGGAGAAATAAGGATTTTGTCAAAAGTTCATTCCTTATCCGAATCACAGACATTGGCATTGGGGATAACACCTGATAAAATAATCGAATTCGATTATCAGGATAACGGAATTACAGATATTGCTTTTACAGATAAATTCAATTCAAGTTTAAATATAATATTAAGAGATGCGTATGGTTTACCGGAAAAGTTCTTTAGTATAAAGCTTAATGATAATTATGAAAACATTTTAACATTCAATCAATCAAAGACAAACAAGTTGTTTTATCTATACAATGATGGCGGGAGAGCAATTGAATCTATTGAAGCTGATTGTGAAAAATTTTCCTTTCACAGGCGGATAATTTATTCTGATGGCCCGATTGAAGATATTGCAGTAAAACCTGATCTGAATAAAGATCCAGTTATATATATTCTTTATTCGCAAAACGGAGGTCTTTATTTTCAGCAGTATTTTAGAGCAGATGAAAAATATAATTCCAGATCATCTGGAGTTTTAACTAAAAATTTCAGTGATGCATTTTTCATCAGCCTTACTTATCCAACAATTGGTTACTTTAATTTTGAAAGCGATAATTCTATACTTAACACTATTGAAATTAGAAGAGAAAATTTGCAGAATAAAAAGCATTATCAGATAAACAGAAATTTTAATTCCTTATATACTATTACTTCGTTTGCTAATTTAAAGGACGATAGAAGCTTTTATTCAATAGTTTCATATAATAATCAGCAAAAGATTTTTTTTAATAATACCATAACAGATGAGATTTACCAATATACTTCGCCTTATGTGTTTAGGATAACAGAGAAAAATCATTTATTTTTTGGAAAAAACAACTCTTTATTTGTGTATGAAGAGGAAAAGTTGAAGTTAACTAAATTATCTTTTTCAAGTTCAGGCAGAGTAAATGATATTAAAGAAAAATTATCTGATATAAACTTAGATGATTATTTGATAATTAGTTTTGATCAGCGTAAAGAACACATAATTTTTTCAAATAGTAGCAATGGGACAATAGGAATTAAAGAGCTGTTATAA
- a CDS encoding acyl-CoA thioesterase → MIKSKKISDSQITMTELVLPHHTNQLGNLLGGQLMHWIDICAALSAAKHNQRVCVTASVDRIDFHHPIKLGEAVTLVASINRVFKTSMEVGVKVFAQNFKENKKVHTNTAYLTFVGVDADGKPVEAIDGIPETEDEKRRYDEALQRRENRLKNRIH, encoded by the coding sequence ATGATAAAATCAAAAAAAATCAGCGATTCGCAGATAACAATGACTGAGCTTGTACTTCCTCATCATACAAATCAGCTTGGTAATCTTCTAGGCGGTCAGTTGATGCATTGGATAGATATTTGTGCTGCTTTAAGCGCTGCAAAGCATAATCAAAGAGTTTGTGTTACAGCATCGGTTGATAGAATAGATTTTCATCATCCTATAAAACTTGGCGAAGCAGTAACTCTGGTTGCATCTATCAACAGGGTTTTTAAAACTTCTATGGAAGTTGGTGTTAAAGTATTTGCACAAAATTTTAAAGAAAATAAAAAGGTGCATACCAATACGGCTTATCTTACTTTTGTTGGTGTTGATGCTGATGGAAAGCCTGTTGAAGCAATTGATGGAATACCAGAAACAGAAGACGAAAAAAGAAGATATGATGAAGCTCTTCAGCGCAGAGAAAACCGGCTTAAGAACAGAATACATTAA
- the bamD gene encoding outer membrane protein assembly factor BamD, which translates to MKNILALIFFTIFLFACSSSIDTTNFNPEERLAYAIKLYEQEDYEEAVKEFDAIILQYPGSSIVDDAQYYLAMSRFKRKEYILAGYQFSKLIKGMPSSEYLADAQYMLADCYYELSPDFSLDQRYTKKAIEEFQVFIDFFPLNSKVAEVENKIKELNDKLAKKEYEAARIYYKLEDYLAAQKYYDSVMEVYHDTQYAPLALFDKINLLLERKRDKEALSEAEKFLSKYPQNKNYSDVQKIKSSLESKLTAKP; encoded by the coding sequence ATGAAAAACATACTCGCTCTGATATTTTTTACAATATTTTTATTTGCTTGTTCATCTTCAATAGACACAACAAATTTTAATCCTGAAGAACGGCTTGCTTATGCAATTAAACTTTATGAACAGGAAGATTATGAAGAAGCAGTAAAGGAATTTGACGCAATAATTCTGCAGTATCCCGGCAGCAGTATAGTTGATGATGCACAATATTATCTTGCGATGTCCAGATTTAAACGTAAAGAGTATATTCTCGCCGGTTATCAATTCAGCAAGTTAATAAAAGGTATGCCCTCTAGTGAGTATTTAGCTGATGCTCAATATATGCTTGCTGACTGCTATTACGAACTTTCACCGGATTTTTCTTTAGACCAGCGTTATACAAAAAAAGCCATTGAGGAATTTCAGGTGTTTATAGATTTTTTTCCGCTAAACTCCAAGGTTGCTGAAGTTGAAAATAAGATAAAAGAGTTAAATGATAAATTGGCAAAGAAAGAATATGAAGCTGCACGTATTTATTATAAACTTGAGGACTATTTAGCAGCACAGAAATATTATGACAGCGTAATGGAAGTATATCACGATACACAATATGCACCTTTAGCTTTGTTTGATAAAATAAATCTGCTGCTTGAACGTAAACGAGATAAAGAAGCACTGTCTGAGGCAGAAAAATTTTTGAGTAAATATCCTCAGAATAAAAACTATTCTGATGTCCAAAAGATAAAATCATCTTTGGAAAGTAAACTGACAGCAAAACCTTAA
- the htpX gene encoding zinc metalloprotease HtpX, producing the protein MNGLKTVFLMSAMMALFLLVGYAIGGKSGMTIAFIFSLIMNFGSYWFSDKIVLAMYRAQPITREQSPKFYDMIEQLTQNANLPMPKVYIINDPTPNAFATGRNPKNAAVAATTGILQGLNNDELAGVMAHELAHLKHRDILISTIAATLVGTISYIAQMAGWAAMFGRGNDREGNGLGGLFLIILSPIIAMLLQMAISRSREFAADAGGAEISGNPLALASALQKISRGNEAQHLKNTSPSTAHMFIISPLFGGMSKLFSTHPPVEQRIARLQEIAAGRR; encoded by the coding sequence ATGAACGGACTTAAAACAGTATTCCTAATGTCAGCAATGATGGCGCTTTTTCTGCTTGTTGGTTATGCAATTGGCGGAAAATCCGGAATGACAATTGCATTTATATTTTCATTAATAATGAATTTTGGTTCTTACTGGTTTTCGGATAAAATTGTGCTTGCAATGTATCGTGCACAACCAATTACAAGAGAGCAGTCGCCAAAGTTTTATGATATGATTGAGCAGCTTACGCAAAATGCAAATCTGCCAATGCCAAAAGTTTATATAATTAATGATCCCACACCAAATGCTTTTGCTACCGGTAGAAACCCGAAGAATGCGGCTGTTGCTGCAACAACAGGAATCTTACAAGGATTAAACAATGATGAACTTGCAGGTGTAATGGCGCACGAACTTGCACACCTAAAACACAGAGATATTTTAATCAGTACAATTGCTGCAACCCTGGTAGGAACAATTTCATACATTGCACAGATGGCCGGCTGGGCTGCTATGTTTGGTAGAGGTAATGACAGAGAAGGAAACGGACTTGGCGGATTATTCCTGATAATTCTTTCACCAATTATTGCAATGCTTTTACAAATGGCAATTTCAAGATCACGTGAATTTGCTGCTGATGCCGGCGGTGCAGAGATAAGCGGTAATCCATTGGCGCTTGCTTCCGCTTTGCAAAAAATATCAAGAGGCAATGAAGCTCAGCATTTGAAAAATACTTCACCTTCTACTGCACATATGTTTATAATTAGTCCTTTGTTTGGCGGAATGAGCAAGTTATTTTCCACACATCCGCCGGTTGAACAAAGAATTGCAAGACTGCAGGAAATAGCTGCCGGAAGAAGATAA